One window of the Solanum stenotomum isolate F172 chromosome 11, ASM1918654v1, whole genome shotgun sequence genome contains the following:
- the LOC125845097 gene encoding putative disease resistance protein At3g14460, whose translation MEIGLAVGGAFLSSALNVLFDRLAPHGDLLNMFQKHTDDVQLFEKLGDILLGLQIVLSDAENKKASNQFVSKWLNKLQSAVDAAENLIEQVNYEALRVKVEGQLQNLAETSNQQVSDLNLSLSDDFFLNINKNLEDTIKKLEGLEKQIGRLGLKEHFVSTKQETRTPSTSLVDDAGIFGRQNEIENLIGRLLSKDTKGKNLAVVPIVGMGGLGKTTLAKEVYNDERVQKHFGLKAWFCVSEAYDAFRITKGLLQEIGSTDLKVDDNLNQLQVKLKESLKGEKFLIVLDDVWNDNYNKWDELRNIFVQGDIGSKIIVTTRKESVALMMGNEQISMDNLSIEASWSLFKRHAFENMDPMGHPELEEVGKQIADKCKGLPLALKTLAGMLRSKSEVEEWKRILRSEIWELRDKDILPALMLSYNDLPAHLKRCFSFCAIFPKDYPFRKEQVIHLWIANGLVPKEDEIIQDLGNQYFLELRSRSLLERVPNPSEGNIEKFLMHDLVNDLAQIVSSNLCIRLEENKGSHMLEQCRHLSYSMGEDGDFEKLTPLYKLEKLRTLLPTCIDVKYDSLSKRVQHNILPRLRSLRALSLSGYEIKQLPNNLFIKLKLLRFLDLSWTKIKRLPDSICVLYNLETLLLSDCHFLEELPLQMEKLINLHHLDISNINCLKMPLHLSKLKSLRVLVGAKFLLSGGGGWRMEDLCEVQNLYGSVSVLELQNVVDRMDAVKAKMKEKNHVDKLSLEWSESSSADNSQTERDILDELCPHKNIKEVEITGYRGTTFPNWFADPLFLKLVQLSIDNCKNSYSLPALGQLPCLKFLSIRGMHGITEVTEEFYGSFSFKKPFNSLVELRFKDMPEWKQWHVLGIGEFPILENLLIINCPEISLETPIQLSSLKRFEVSGSPKVGVVFDDAQLFRSQLEGMKQIVELYISDCNSVTSFPFSILPTTLKRIEISRCRKLKLDAPVGEMSMFLEYLRLQKCDISPELLPRARELWVQDCHNLTTFLIPTATERLIILRFENVEKLSVAYEGTQMTSLRIWHCKKLKWLPERMQELLPSLNTLHLSNCPEIESFPEGGLPFNLQTLWVSDCKKLVNDRKEWRLQRLPCLTELFIFHDGSDEEIVGGENWELPSSIQRLEVYNLKTLSSKHLKSLTSLQYLCIMGNLPQIQSMLEQGQFSHLTSLQSLHIGNFPNLQSLPEAALPSSLSQLEISHCPNLQSLPIKGMPSSLSKLSISECPLLTPLLEFDKGEYWPEIAHIPTIQINEECL comes from the coding sequence ATGGAGATTGGGTTAGCAGTTGGTGGTGCATTTCTCTCTTCAGCTTTGAATGTTCTCTTTGATAGGCTTGCTCCTCACGGTGATCTTCTCAACATGTTTCAGAAGCATACAGATGATGTTCAGCTCTTTGAGAAGCTGGGGGACATTCTGCTTGGTCTTCAAATTGTGCTAAGTGATGCAGAGAATAAGAAAGCATCAAATCAATTTGTGAGCAAGTGGTTAAATAAGCTTCAGAGTGCTGTGGACGCTGCTGAAAACTTGATAGAACAAGTCAATTATGAAGCTTTGAGAGTTAAAGTGGAAGGTCAGCTTCAAAATCTTGCAGAAACAAGCAACCAGCAAGTAAGTGACCTTAACCTGTCCTTGAGTGATGATTTCTTTCTTAACATAAATAAGAATTTGGAAGACACTATTAAAAAATTGGAGGGGTTGGAAAAGCAAATTGGTCGCCTTGGCTTAAAGGAGCATTTTGTTTCGACTAAACAAGAAACTAGAACACCTTCAACTTCTTTGGTTGATGATGCTGGTATCTTTGGAAGGCAGAATGAAATAGAGAATTTGATTGGCCGTTTATTGTCTAAGGatacaaaaggaaaaaatctGGCTGTAGTTCCTATTGTTGGAATGGGCGGCCTGGGTAAGACGACACTTGCTAAAGAGGTTTACAATGATGAGAGAGTGCAGAAACATTTTGGTCTGAAAGCTTGGTTTTGTGTTTCTGAGGCATATGATGCTTTCAGAATAACAAAAGGTTTACTTCAAGAAATTGGCTCAACTGACTTGAAGGTTGATGACAATCTTAATCAGCTACAAGTCAAATTGAAGGAAAGCTTAAAGGGAGAGAAGTTTCTTATTGTTCTGGATGATGTGTGGAATGACAACTACAATAAATGGGatgaattgagaaatatttttgtaCAAGGAGATATAGGAAGTAAGATCATTGTGACGACACGTAAAGAGAGTGTTGCCTTGATGATGGGAAATGAGCAGATTAGCATGGACAATTTGTCTATTGAAGCCTCTTGGTCTTTATTTAAAAGACATGCATTTGAAAACATGGATCCTATGGGACATCCGGAACTTGAAGAGGTCGGTAAACAAATTGCAGATAAGTGCAAAGGACTGCCCTTAGCCCTGAAGACGCTCGCTGGCATGTTACGCTCCAAATCAGAGGTTGAAGAGTGGAAACGTATTCTGAGAAGTGAAATATGGGAGCTGCGAGACAAGGACATATTACCAGCGTTGATGTTGAGCTACAATGATCTTCCCGCACATTTAAAACGATGCTTTTCCTTTTGTGCAATATTTCCTAAAGATTATCCATTTAGGAAAGAACAAGTTATTCATCTATGGATTGCCAATGGTCTCGTACCaaaggaagatgaaataattcaagatttagGCAACCAATACTTTCTCGAGTTGAGATCAAGATCATTATTAGAAAGGGTCCCAAATCCTTCTGAAGGGAACATAGAGAAATTCTTAATGCATGACCTTGTCAATGATTTGGCCCAAATTGTATCTTCAAATCTTTGTATAAGGTTGGAAGAGAACAAAGGATCGCATATGTTGGAACAATGTCGGCACTTATCTTATTCAATGGGAGAAGATGGTGACTTTGAGAAATTAACACCCCTCTACAAATTGGAGAAGCTGAGGACATTGCTTCCGACATGTATTGATGTCAAATATGACTCTCTAAGCAAGAGGGTGCAGCATAACATACTGCCAAGACTAAGATCCTTAAGGGCATTATCATTGTCAGGTTATGAGATTAAGCAGTTGCCAAATAacttatttatcaaattaaagctcCTCAGATTTTTGGACCTTTCTTGGACAAAGATTAAAAGGTTGCCAGATTCCATTTGTGTGTTGTATAACTTGGAGACACTTCTCCTGTCAGATTGTCATTTTCTTGAGGAGCTACCGCTGCAGATGGAGAAGTTGATTAACTTGCATCATCTTGACATAAGCAACATTAATTGCTTGAAGATGCCACTACATCTGAGCAAGTTGAAAAGCCTCCGAGTGCTAGTGGGAGCCAAGTTTCTTCTAAGTGGCGGCGGCGGTTGGAGAATGGAAGATTTGTGTGAAGTACAGAACTTGTATGGATCTGTATCAGTTCTAGAGTTGCAAAATGTTGTTGATAGAATGGATGCTGTGAAGGCAAAGATGAAGGAGAAGAATCATGTTGACAAGTTATCTTTGGAGTGGAGTGAAAGTAGTAGTGCCGACAATTCACAAACTGAAAGAGACATACTTGATGAGCTATGCCCgcataaaaacataaaagaagtcGAAATCACTGGCTATAGAGGGACAACATTTCCAAATTGGTTTGCTGATCCTTTGTTTCTAAAGCTAGTACAGTTGTCTATTGATAACTGCAAGAACTCTTATTCCTTGCCCGCACTAGGACAACTCCCTTGTTTAAAATTCCTTTCGATTAGAGGGATGCATGGAATAACAGAGGTGACGGAAGAATTCTATGGTAGTTTTTCCTTCAAAAAGCCTTTTAACTCTCTTGTGGAGCTTAGATTTAAAGATATGCCGGAGTGGAAGCAATGGCACGTACTAGGAATTGGAGAGTTCCCTATACTTGAGAaccttttaattataaattgcCCTGAAATCAGTTTGGAGACCCCCATCCAACTTTCAAGTTTAAAAAGGTTTGAAGTTAGTGGTTCTCCAAAGGTTGGAGTTGTTTTTGATGATGCTCAACTGTTTAGATCCCAACTTGAGGGAATGAAGCAGATTGTTGAATTATATATTAGTGATTGTAACTCTGTTACCTCCTTTCCTTTTAGCATACTGCCCACTACCTTGAAGAGAATAGAGATATCTCGTTGTCGGAAATTGAAATTGGATGCGCCAGTTGGTGAGATGAGTATGTTTCTGGAGTATTTGAGATTGCAAAAATGTGATATATCACCTGAGTTACTCCCAAGAGCACGTGAATTGTGGGTACAGGATTGCCACAACCTTACTACGTTTTTGATTCCTACTGCGACTGAAAGACTCATTATTTTGAGATTTGAGAATGTTGAAAAACTTTCAGTGGCATATGAGGGGACCCAGATGACGTCACTGAGAATTTGGCACTGTAAGAAGCTGAAGTGGCTGCCAGAACGTATGCAGGAACTCCTTCCATCTCTTAATACACTTCATCTTTCTAATTGTCCAGAAATAGAGTCTTTTCCTGAAGGAGGATTGCCTTTCAATTTACAAACCCTTTGGGTCAGTGATTGCAAGAAACTGGTGAATGATCGAAAGGAGTGGCGTTTACAGAGACTCCCCTGTCTCACAGAGTTATTCATTTTTCATGATGGCAGTGACGAAGAGATTGTTGGTGGTGAGAATTGGGAGTTGCCTTCCTCTATTCAAAGACTTGAGGTATACAATCTGAAAACATTGAGTAGCAAACATCTCAAAAGCCTCACCTCTCTTCAATATCTATGTATTATGGGTAATTTACCTCAAATTCAGTCAATGCTGGAACAAGGCCAGTTTTCGCACCTCACTTCGCTTCAAAGTTTACACATAGGGAATTTCCCTAATCTCCAATCACTACCTGAAGCAGCACtgccctcctccctctctcagcTGGAGATCTCCCATTGCCCTAATCTCCAATCTCTTCCAATAAAAGGGATGCCATCTTCCCTCTCTAAACTATCTATTTCAGAATGTCCATTGCTCACACCACTACTTGAATTTGACAAGGGGGAATACTGGCCAGAAATTGCTCATATCCCCACCATACAGATCAATGAGGAATGCCTTTAA
- the LOC125844523 gene encoding short-chain dehydrogenase/reductase 2b-like, with the protein MPNEERRKELGDIENLTEDKIDEILHKFLYDLKQDSLEVNGWQMMLPAYSISKVSLNAYTRILARKYLKMCINCVHPGFVNTDITWHRGTMPVEEGAEGPVMLALLPDGGPTGCYFDHTVLAEF; encoded by the coding sequence ATGCCAAACGAGGAGAGGAGAAAGGAGCTCGGAGATATTGAAAACCTAACAGAAGATAAAATCGATGAGATTCTgcataaatttttatatgatctGAAACAAGACTCTCTCGAGGTGAATGGTTGGCAGATGATGCTACCAGCATATAGCATATCAAAAGTATCACTCAATGCTTACACTCGAATTCTTGCAAGAAAGTATCTGAAAATGTGCATCAATTGTGTCCATCCTGGATTCGTCAACACAGATATAACCTGGCATAGAGGAACAATGCCTGTTGAGGAAGGAGCTGAAGGACCTGTCATGCTAGCTCTTTTGCCTGATGGAGGACCTACTGGTTGCTACTTTGATCATACAGTACTCGCCGAGTTTTAG